The sequence TCTCCATGATAAAATCAATTACAAGGCAATCTACACATCCTATGAGCTCAGCTATTTATGAATATCTTAAAAAACACAAATCTAAAAAAGTAAACAGGTTCAGAGAATTTCCGGCAAGAGGAGTTGTGGGGGAATTTGATAATGTAAAAGTAAAAGCCGGCTCTGCAGAATTTGTCGGTTTTGAAAATAACTTGCAGGAGGCAAAAGCATCTTCGGTTTACATTTCAATAAATGAAAAAGTAAAAGGCTGCTTTTCTGTTGAAAATAAATACAGAAAAGGGTTAGATAATATTATTTCAGAACTGGAAAAAAAATATCACTTACACCTTATTTCCGGAGACAACCAAACAGAAGAACAAAATTTGCTGCCCCTATTTAAAAAAAACAACAGGTTAAACTTTAACCTTTCCCCCGTTGACAAATTAAATTATGTAAAACTATTAAAAGATACCGGCAGCAATGTTTTAATGATAGGAGACGGGTTAAATGATTCAGGAGCATTGACAGAGGCAAATGCCGGAATATCAATCGCAGACGACATTTACCATTTTTCGCCTGCTTGTGATGCAATTTTAGATGCCGGCAAATTTCAATCGCTGAACAAGTTTATAAAGTTTTCAAAAACAGTAATAAAAATTGTTTATGCGTGTTTAGCAATATCTTTTATATACAATATTATAGGGTTGTATTTTGCTGTAAGCGGAATGTTATCTCCGATAATTGCCGCAGTATTAATGCCGGCAAGTTCTATTTCTGTTGTTGCTTTTGCAAGCTTTTCCGTAATTTTAATGTCCAAATTAAAAAAACTTAAAAATTAAGTTTATGTCTAAAAAGCCGGTATTAAAAATATTAAAAAAGTGTGTTGTTCTTATTATTCCAGTTTATTTGCTTTGGTTTTTGTATATTGAATTGATGCCTGAATATTATAACAGACCCACAAATACCCGTTGGCACTTTATTAAAGAATCGTTGAAAAAAAAACATATCATTCCTGATTCCGAGATTATTTTTCTCGGAGAGTCAAGGGTTAATGCAGGAATTGACTTCACACAAATTCCTAATTCATACAGCTTTGCTTCCGGCGGAGCAACAACAATTGAAATGTATTATATTTTAGAAAAATATTGCAAAAACTATCAAAAACCCGAAACGGTGTATCTTTCAATTTCTCCTCGTTTTTTAACGGAAGTTTTTGCTTTTTATCCGTATGTTGTCAGAAACAATCTGTTAAATTATTCGGACATGAAAGAAATTTGCTCCGCATTACAAAAAAATGACACAACATTGGGTTCATTTCCTAAAATAAAATTTCTCCTAAATAAAGTTGACTATATTGAATACTACCAGTCGGATGTTTTATATAATAATGTTTTTGGCGGACATAAAGAAAACCTCAAATTGATTAACGAAATGATAAAAAGAAAAGGAGGAAGACCGCATCCCGGCTTAAAAGATTCTTGCTCTGCGTTAAATTATGAAACAAAATATAATCATTTTAAGCCGGCAGTTATACTAACCGTATATTTCAAGAAAATTTTAGAGTTCTGTAAAAATAAAAATATTAAGCTAAGTTTCTTTTTTATGCCTATGAATGAAAGCTCATATAGGGTTTTAAACTCAAAGTTTAAAAAAGAATACAAAGAATACATAAGTAAATTTCAAAAACAATATCCCGAATTTAATATTTCTGACAGCGTGTATTTTTATCCTGATACACTTTTCGGAGATGAATCTCACTTAAATTTAAAAGGAAAACAAATTTTTACCGAGCAATTTCTAAAGGAACAGTTGAATTAATAAAAAAACAACATTCCTTCACTACTTCCGGATAATGATTATCTTTGCAAAAATTTTTAAAAATGAGTTTTACGGAAGAAATTAAGTGGAGAGGCATGTTGCATGATATCATGCCCGGAACAGATGAAATGTTAAAAAAGGGGCAAACTTCTGCTTATGTCGGAATAGACCCTACAGCCGATTCTTTGCACATAGGTCATTTAGTAAGTGTTATGCTTTTAAAACACTTCCAAAGAGCAGGTTACCGTCCGATTGCATTAATAGGCGGTGCAACCGGAATGATTGGTGACCCTTCGGGAAAATCACAAGAAAGAAACTTATTGGATGTTGATACTTTAAGATATAACCAAGAAGCCATTAAAAAGCAATTAAGTAAATTCTTAGATTTTTCCGACAATATTGAAAATAAAGCAATCCTTTTAAACAATTACGACTGGATGAGCAAATTCAGTTTTCTTGATTTTATTCGAGATGTCGGGAAACACATTTCTGTTAATTACATGATTGCAAAAGATTCCGTAAAAAAAAGAATGACAAGTACAGACGACAAAGATGCCGAAGGCTTATCTTTTACTGAGTTCAGTTATCAGTTAGTGCAGGGTTATGATTTTCTACATTTGTATAAAGAGCATAATTGCAAATTACAAATGGGCGGATCAGACCAATGGGGAAACATTACAACCGGAACAGAACTTATTCGCAGAATGTTGCAAGGAAAAGCATACGCTCTTACAAGCCCGTTGATTACAAAAGCTGACGGAGGTAAATTCGGGAAAACAGAAAAAGGAAATATTTGGTTAGACCCGAAAAAAACATCTCCCTATGAATTTTATCAGTTTTGGATAAATACATCTGACGAAGACGCAGAAAAATATTTAAAAATTTTTACCGTTCTTGAAAAAGAAGAAATTGAATTATTGGTGAAAAACCATAAAGAAGCTCCCCATACAAGAATTTTGCAAAATAAACTTGCAGAAGAGTTAACCGTAATGGTTCACTGCAAAGAAGATTATGACACATCTGTTGCGGCTTCTCGTATGTTATTCGGAAAAGGAACAAAAGAACAATTGCAATCTTTAGATGAAAACACTTTTAATGCCGTATTTTCGGGTGTTCCTATGTTTGAAATAAAAAAAGAAATTTTGAAAGAAGGAATTAATATTTTTGACTTACTGGCAGAAAAAACCTCTGTTTTTAAATCAAAAGGAGAAATAAGACGACTTGTAAAAGACAACGGATTAAGTGTAAATATGGAAAAATTCACAAATCCGGATACACTTATTAATCTGAACTTTTTAATAAACAATAAATACATAGTAATTCGGCAAGGAAAGAAAAAATATTCAATTATTTTAACTGATTAATAAAAACACTATGGCAGATAAATCAAGTTTTAGCAACGACTCTGTTGACCTTTTAGTTTTTTTATATAAAAAGCGAAAACCGATTATATTAATAACTTTAATAGGAGCAATTGCCTCAATTATTGTTTCTTTAATGATGACCCCGATGTATAAATCGACAGTAGTGATGTATGCGGCATCGTCAGCATCAGTTTCAAAATCGCTTTTAACTAACAGCGGAAGAGGAAATATGATGGCATTCGGAGACGAAGAAGAAACAGAACAACTTTTGCAAATTTTGCAATCTAATGATATTGTAAACTATATTGTAGAAAAATACAACCTTACTGAGCATTATAGTATAGATACAACTTCCAAATTTAAAAAAACAAGTTTGTATAAAACATTTAATAGTAATATTTCATTCAGTAAAACTAAACTTCAATCAATTCAAATAGTTGTTTACGATGAGGACCCTGAATATGCATCAAATATTGCAAATGATATTTCGTTATATGCAGATACCGTAATGAATAAAATTCGGAAAAAAAGAGCCTGGGATGCATTGCTTATTGTTGAATATGAATATAATAAATTGAACAAACAAATTCAAGAAATGTCTGACTCTTTGTCAACTTTAAACAAACTTGGTGTTTTAGAGTATAAAGAACAGGTTACGGCATACAGTTCTGGTCTTTCGCAAGGAATTGCCACAGGTAAAATTTCAAAGTCAGGCATTAAATATTTAGAAAATAAATTAAAAGAGCTTGAAGAGTTCGGACATGCTTATAATGAAATTTCAAATTTTATTGAATTTGAACAAGATAGATTAAGCAGATTAAAAGGCAAGTGGGTTGAAGCCGGTGTGGAATATGCACAAAATTTATCATATACGTTTATTGTTGATAAAGCCTTTCCTGCAGAAAAGAAGTCAAAACCTGTTCGTTGGTTAATTGTTGTTATGTCAACTATTGCAACTTTTGTTTTTTCAATATTAATTGTAGCTTTTACAGATTTCTTTAAAAAGTTTAAAGAAAAAGTCAATTCTTCAAAATAATTTCAACAATAAATTTGCAACTGTTAAAGAAAAATATTGTTCTTTTTGTTTCGGCAATTTTATTTATTGTTCTGAACGGGTTTTTAATATACCAAAATTTATATTACGGAATTTTATTGCCCTTTGTTTTACTAATTGTTTGGTTTGCCTTTGTAAAAATTAACATCTTACTTTTAATAATCGTTTTTTTTACCCCTCTTTCTGTTCTGTTATCAGACTTCATACCGGAAACTCCTGTTGACTTATCTATTCCTACCGAACCGATTTTAGCAGGCTTATTACTTGTTTATATATTAAAGATTACGGCAGGACAATCGGTTAATAAAGGTATTTTAAAGCATCCTGTTTCAATTTCAATTTACATATATTTATTTTGGATGTTTTTTACGAGTATCAGCAGCACTATGCCCTTGGTGTCCGCAAAGTTTTTTATTGCTCGTCTTTGGCTTGTTATACCTTTGTATTTTATGGCAGCCAATTTTTTCAAAAATCAGGAGTATATTAAAAAATATCTTTGGGCATTTATTATTCCGCTGACAGTTGTAATGATTTATATGTTATTTAATTTAATATCTGTAGGTTTATTTATTAAAAATGCGGCACACGGAGCAATGAACCCGTTTTTTAATGACCATACTTCATACGGAGCAATTATTGCAATGTTTATTCCGATAATAGCAGGCTTTCTTTTTTTCAAAGGATATAACGGTCAAAGAAAGTTGTTGTTATCCGGGTTATTGGCTTTTTACTTTTTTGCTTTGACGTTTTCATATTCAAGAGCGGCATGGATTAGTATTATTGCGGCAATAGGAGTTTTTGTCGTTGTTTTCTTTAAGGTTGATAAACGGTTATTATTATTAGGAACCGTAGGTATGGTTGTTTTGTTTTTTATCTTTCAGTTTGAAATTACTGATAAACTTAGCAAAAACCGACAAGACTCTTCGCAGGATTTAAGCGAACATGTAAGTTCAATTTCTAATATTGCAACCGATGCCTCAAATTTAGAACGCATAAACAGGTGGAACTCAGCCTTTAATATGTTTGAGGAAAAGCCAATCTTCGGTTTCGGCCCGGGAACATATATGTTTCAGTATGCTCCTTATCAAATGTCATACGACAGAACTATTATAAGTACAGATTTCGGTGACGGGGGAAATGCTCACAGTGAATATATCGGTCCGCTTGCCGAATCCGGAATGTTAGGAATGCTTACCTTTTTGGGTGTAATTATTATGACAGTTATTACAGGAGTAAAGGTATATTACAGAGCAAAAAAACGAGAATTTAAAATTTTATCATTGGTTTCTTTATTGGGTTTAGTTACTTATTATATTCACGGTTTCTTAAATAATTTCCTTGATACAGATAAAGCTTCTGTTCCTTTTTGGGGGTTTACGGCAATTATTGTTGCAATTGATGTTTTTCATGAAACATCCGATAAAAATAAATAAAGGAAGTTGCCGTTTCCACAACTATCGTACAATTATTTTTTTTGTTATTACCTGTTTTTCAGAAATAATCTCAATAAAATAAATTCCTTTTCCGAATATTTTTAAGCCGATTTCTGTATTATTATCAGTAAGGCGTGTGTTAATAATTTCTTGTCCTATTGAATTAATAACCTTTAAATAGACATTCTCTTGTTCTGAAATGTCATTGTCAAAAGTTATTTTAAGAATATCATTTGTCGGGTTCGGAAAAATATTAATTCCGGAATTCAACAAATTTTCAACAGAAACAGCTTGCGTAACATTTACTACCACAGTATCAGAGTTTTCGCAAATATTAATATCCTCAACCGATACAGAATATTCAAAAATCCCGACACCTAAGGTTGAGCCCTCCAAAAACAAAGTCTGCTCTGTTGAATTATCACTCCACAAGTAAGAAATAAAGCCTGTTCCGGCATCAAGGGTAACAGATTCATTGGTGGTAATATTAACATCTTCTCCGAGATTGACAATCGGCAAATCATTAACAACAACAGCCGCGTTTCCTGTAAAACTTACTCCGTTACAAAAAGCATCTGTCAAAGCTGTTACTTCATAAGTTCCCGCACTTGAAACCGTAAAAACAAAAGGATTATCAGAGGCTGTTTCATTGAACGAATTTGTTCCGTCAGTATAGGTTATAATCCAAGGAGCTGTTCCGGTTAAGTTTATTGCTATGTCAGTTGTTTCTCCATCACAAATTGTTCCGCTGCCGGATAAAGATGATGTCGGCAATGCGTTAATACTTACGGTAAATAATTCGCTTATCTCATTTGAACATCCGCTTACGGGGTTTGTTGCAAAAACATTAAAGGTCGTTGTTTCGGTTAAAGTTCCCGTGGGTAAATTTATTGTATTTGCATTTCCTGTTACGGCAGAACCGACCGAAGAATTATCAACATCATTTCGTAATTGATATTCAATAATATTTTCAGCATTGTTCAATATGATGTTTGTTGTTCCGGACTCACAGAAACTGCTTTGTTCAGCATAAGCCGTAAAAACACTGTTTTCTTCGAATAAATATGCTATTTCTTCCGGAAGCAATTCCCTTTCATAAATTTTAATCTCATCAACCACTCCTCTGAAATACATACTTGACGGCACATTTGGAAACGTAACGTCAATTTCATCATATCCGATTTTCCACCAACCGTTATAATTTGCTCCGTTTGTTACAGTTATATCTTCGGCTTTAAGAACACCGTCAATATAGAGTTTCATTCCGGATGCAGATAGACTTGCCGTCAGCAAATGCCAACTGTTATCATTATAACTACCTGTTGTTGAGACAGTTTTTGCTGTTCCGTCGAGAAGTCCGAAATATAACTTTCCGGCATCGTCCATATAAATCATTCTGTCACATATGGTGCTTGCTCCCCATTGTGCGTCTCCAAATCCAAGTATCATCCCTCCGGAATTTGTGTTTGTCTGTATCCATAAAGAAATTGTAAAAACATTAGGATTATTGAATGTGTTGGTTGTCCTTCCCGCATCCCACTGTCCGTTATAATAGCTTGCTTTATTCCAAATACCGTTTCTGTCTGCCGGAAAATTCCATACTCCGAAATAATCATTTCCGTTTCCGCTTAAATCTGTGTTGTCGTTTATATCACAAGAAAACCAACTTACTAAATTATTTGCGTTAACTCTTGCTTGTTCTCCGATATTTGCCGTAACAGGATTTACGGTAACTTCTTTTGTGTTTGAACTAACGGAACAACTTATATTTGTAACTTCTGCTGTATATGTTCCTGTTTCATCAGCAATATATGTTAAGGCAGACTCCCCTTCAATCGGATTTCCGTTTTTCATCCATTGAATTGTATATCCTGTACCGGTACTTAAGTCAAGATTAACATTACTACCTTCACAAAAGGTTGTGTCTCCGCTTGCAGAAATTACTGCACTATCGGGTTCGGGGTTTATTCTTACTTCAATATTTTCAGAAAATGCCGAACACCCGTTTTCTGTTACCTCAACTTTATATATTCCCGGCTCTGCAGCCCAAATATTTGCCCATGTTTGTCCTTCTGCGGCAACATTGTCTTTATACCATTGTATGTCAGTATATGCCCAATCCGTAAACAGGCTTGTCCCTTTTCCCGTGCATAAATCAGTATCACCCCATGATGAAATATAAGGGTCGGGGCATACATCCGGCATTTTAATTTTAATACCGTATGCTCCGGATACTCCCTCTTCCGCATCAACAACAAAATAGTAGGTTACACCGGCAAAAACCTGTACAGATTCTCGCGTTACGGTATCTTCCGGATTCCAAATCGCAAAACTGCTTAAACACGTATTTTCATTACACGAGGTCAGAGCAAGAACATTTAATTGACCGGGAACTTTTTCGGTAAATTCTATTGTTGCAAGTCCGCTGTTAACTGCTGTGATACTGTGAACAACTTCTTTGCCTAAGAGGGGCATATAGCACGGATAACTATCGACATTTGCAATGCCGTCAGTTTCTGTGTTTCCAAAGTACCAAACACCTGAGGTTAAAGAAACAGAACTTGAACAGTCCATAACACCTGCAGGAGGAACTTCAAAAGATGAATATTCTGTATTATAAATCTCATCGGTTTCTGTTACATCGTTTTCTGCATCGGTAATAAAAAGAATATATCTTACTCCCTCCGTAGCTCCGACAGGAATTGTAATGCTTTGATTTGCTTCATGTTCTGAGCCGGTGCTTAATGTCGGGATGTTTATTTGCGTAACAAAAACATCCGAAGCATCAAAATATACATCTTCCGAATAATAAATATCTGTTTTACTTGCATTTGCAGAACTGTTTCCGATATTTTTAACTTTAAATGAAATTTGCCCGATTCCTCCGGCTTCAATTTTATTCGGAACAACCGATTGGTTTGTAATAATTAAATCCGGATCACTTGTGGGAACGGTTACTGTTAAAGCGTAATTTCCTTCATAAGCATTCCTCCCGTCAACAATAATTAAATAAGTTCCCGGAGCTGTATTGTCTGCGAATGCTGTTGTATCTCCATAAGCAAGTAAACTGTCTTGATTACAATCTGAAAGTATGAAAACATCTAAAATGCTATCGTTTAAGTTGGTTAAACTTGCCCTAAGCCTTCCCGGA comes from Bacteroidales bacterium and encodes:
- a CDS encoding Wzz/FepE/Etk N-terminal domain-containing protein, which codes for MADKSSFSNDSVDLLVFLYKKRKPIILITLIGAIASIIVSLMMTPMYKSTVVMYAASSASVSKSLLTNSGRGNMMAFGDEEETEQLLQILQSNDIVNYIVEKYNLTEHYSIDTTSKFKKTSLYKTFNSNISFSKTKLQSIQIVVYDEDPEYASNIANDISLYADTVMNKIRKKRAWDALLIVEYEYNKLNKQIQEMSDSLSTLNKLGVLEYKEQVTAYSSGLSQGIATGKISKSGIKYLENKLKELEEFGHAYNEISNFIEFEQDRLSRLKGKWVEAGVEYAQNLSYTFIVDKAFPAEKKSKPVRWLIVVMSTIATFVFSILIVAFTDFFKKFKEKVNSSK
- a CDS encoding C10 family peptidase, which produces MKTKILLFFSVILLFPLFTFSQFVTEKQAKTVAKNFFYEKLNLKKNIQYEDIELQIKQTYVKNNNVIFRVFEPVNQKGFILVSSDESIIPILGYSTENRFGVDNQLQLPPNVKGWLDSYTKQVENILQAGQKNKNSLWSIYSQKPDLKNIKPTKDVLPLLTTTWNQGCGYNSLCPIDSAGPCNHVWAGCVATAMAQVMNYHEHPVSGEGSYAYTHYVYGEQSADFGNAVYDWTNMPDGSGNTEISKLIYHFGVSVNMNYSPSGSGSYSWKAANSLVSYFKYSSNLLLTSKSSYTETNWTKLLRTEIDEGRPMYYHGYGSGGHAFNVDGYQGVDYFHFNWGWGGAYNGYFYLNNLNPAGHNYSNGQGAIIGIIDRDIYPGLNCASPVVLTAGVPYSGTTTTAQNIVNKYGNSFYHSTGKEVVHQITTTFPGRLRASLTNLNDSILDVFILSDCNQDSLLAYGDTTAFADNTAPGTYLIIVDGRNAYEGNYALTVTVPTSDPDLIITNQSVVPNKIEAGGIGQISFKVKNIGNSSANASKTDIYYSEDVYFDASDVFVTQINIPTLSTGSEHEANQSITIPVGATEGVRYILFITDAENDVTETDEIYNTEYSSFEVPPAGVMDCSSSVSLTSGVWYFGNTETDGIANVDSYPCYMPLLGKEVVHSITAVNSGLATIEFTEKVPGQLNVLALTSCNENTCLSSFAIWNPEDTVTRESVQVFAGVTYYFVVDAEEGVSGAYGIKIKMPDVCPDPYISSWGDTDLCTGKGTSLFTDWAYTDIQWYKDNVAAEGQTWANIWAAEPGIYKVEVTENGCSAFSENIEVRINPEPDSAVISASGDTTFCEGSNVNLDLSTGTGYTIQWMKNGNPIEGESALTYIADETGTYTAEVTNISCSVSSNTKEVTVNPVTANIGEQARVNANNLVSWFSCDINDNTDLSGNGNDYFGVWNFPADRNGIWNKASYYNGQWDAGRTTNTFNNPNVFTISLWIQTNTNSGGMILGFGDAQWGASTICDRMIYMDDAGKLYFGLLDGTAKTVSTTGSYNDNSWHLLTASLSASGMKLYIDGVLKAEDITVTNGANYNGWWKIGYDEIDVTFPNVPSSMYFRGVVDEIKIYERELLPEEIAYLFEENSVFTAYAEQSSFCESGTTNIILNNAENIIEYQLRNDVDNSSVGSAVTGNANTINLPTGTLTETTTFNVFATNPVSGCSNEISELFTVSINALPTSSLSGSGTICDGETTDIAINLTGTAPWIITYTDGTNSFNETASDNPFVFTVSSAGTYEVTALTDAFCNGVSFTGNAAVVVNDLPIVNLGEDVNITTNESVTLDAGTGFISYLWSDNSTEQTLFLEGSTLGVGIFEYSVSVEDINICENSDTVVVNVTQAVSVENLLNSGINIFPNPTNDILKITFDNDISEQENVYLKVINSIGQEIINTRLTDNNTEIGLKIFGKGIYFIEIISEKQVITKKIIVR
- the tyrS gene encoding tyrosine--tRNA ligase — translated: MSFTEEIKWRGMLHDIMPGTDEMLKKGQTSAYVGIDPTADSLHIGHLVSVMLLKHFQRAGYRPIALIGGATGMIGDPSGKSQERNLLDVDTLRYNQEAIKKQLSKFLDFSDNIENKAILLNNYDWMSKFSFLDFIRDVGKHISVNYMIAKDSVKKRMTSTDDKDAEGLSFTEFSYQLVQGYDFLHLYKEHNCKLQMGGSDQWGNITTGTELIRRMLQGKAYALTSPLITKADGGKFGKTEKGNIWLDPKKTSPYEFYQFWINTSDEDAEKYLKIFTVLEKEEIELLVKNHKEAPHTRILQNKLAEELTVMVHCKEDYDTSVAASRMLFGKGTKEQLQSLDENTFNAVFSGVPMFEIKKEILKEGINIFDLLAEKTSVFKSKGEIRRLVKDNGLSVNMEKFTNPDTLINLNFLINNKYIVIRQGKKKYSIILTD
- a CDS encoding O-antigen ligase family protein, whose translation is MQLLKKNIVLFVSAILFIVLNGFLIYQNLYYGILLPFVLLIVWFAFVKINILLLIIVFFTPLSVLLSDFIPETPVDLSIPTEPILAGLLLVYILKITAGQSVNKGILKHPVSISIYIYLFWMFFTSISSTMPLVSAKFFIARLWLVIPLYFMAANFFKNQEYIKKYLWAFIIPLTVVMIYMLFNLISVGLFIKNAAHGAMNPFFNDHTSYGAIIAMFIPIIAGFLFFKGYNGQRKLLLSGLLAFYFFALTFSYSRAAWISIIAAIGVFVVVFFKVDKRLLLLGTVGMVVLFFIFQFEITDKLSKNRQDSSQDLSEHVSSISNIATDASNLERINRWNSAFNMFEEKPIFGFGPGTYMFQYAPYQMSYDRTIISTDFGDGGNAHSEYIGPLAESGMLGMLTFLGVIIMTVITGVKVYYRAKKREFKILSLVSLLGLVTYYIHGFLNNFLDTDKASVPFWGFTAIIVAIDVFHETSDKNK